A genomic window from Actinomycetota bacterium includes:
- the pyrH gene encoding UMP kinase (Catalyzes the phosphorylation of UMP to UDP), with amino-acid sequence MGRLEYGIDPETVGVIADELAEVNRLGVQIAVVVGGGNIFRGMAASARGMDRAAADYVGMLAT; translated from the coding sequence ATGGGCCGCCTGGAATACGGCATAGATCCCGAGACGGTGGGGGTCATCGCCGACGAGCTGGCGGAGGTGAACCGCCTGGGGGTGCAGATAGCCGTGGTGGTGGGGGGCGGCAACATCTTCCGGGGCATGGCCGCGAGCGCCAGGGGCATGGACCGCGCGGCGGCCGACTACGTGGGCATGCTGGCCACGG
- a CDS encoding translation elongation factor Ts: EGKPEKVVDKIVEGRLKKYYEEVCLLEQPFVKDPEITIRELVQRTIAATGENIVVRRFVRFQVGETSE; encoded by the coding sequence AGGAGGGAAAGCCGGAGAAGGTGGTGGACAAGATCGTGGAGGGACGCCTCAAGAAATATTACGAGGAGGTGTGCCTGCTGGAGCAGCCCTTCGTGAAGGACCCGGAGATCACCATCCGGGAGCTGGTGCAGCGTACCATCGCCGCGACGGGCGAGAACATCGTGGTAAGGCGCTTCGTCCGCTTCCAGGTCGGCGAGACGTCCGAATAG